DNA from Musa acuminata AAA Group cultivar baxijiao chromosome BXJ1-5, Cavendish_Baxijiao_AAA, whole genome shotgun sequence:
aaaataaGTCAAATAAACAAGATCGGCCAACGTACATTGCAAATATTTGTTTTCATggtaaacaataaaattttattttattaaaaaagaaagaaagcctGATAGATCTTCTAAAAATATAGGTTAGCCTTCAGCCGAGTTCTATCTCGCCACACACTCAAGGAAGAATGTAAATGCTACATTTCGAGCTTCAATGACAACAATTGATACACCGAAGGCATAAATCTACCAAGAAGTACAAAAGTGAAGAAGTGAATATACTCTTTGACTGCAGAAACCTAAATAGCATCTCACTGTAAACTCATAGTTACCAAGCAGCTGAAACAACTTCACCAGAGAAAAGCAGCATTGATAAATCAAAAACGATATCAACATAATCGAAAGAATGTAAATGCTACATTTCAAGCTTCAACAACAACAATCGATACTCCAAAGGCATAAATCTACCAAGAAGTACAAAAGTGAAGAACTGAATATACTCATCTGACTGCGGAAACCTAAATAGCATCTATCTTGCCACACACTTGAGGAAGAATGTAAATGCTACATTTCAAGCTTCAACAACAACAATCGACACTCTGAAGGTACAAATCTACCAAGAAGTACAAAAGTGAAGAACTGAATATACTCTTCGACTGCGGAAACCTAAATAGCATCTCACTGTAAACTCAAAGTTATCAAGTAGTTGAAACAACTTCACCAGAAAAAAAGCAGCACTGATAAATCAACAGCAATTCCAACATAATCGAAAGTGCCTTAAAATACTCCAAACAAGTAAATTATGATCGAGTTTGTATTTTTCATCAAGCTGAATTCAATACAACTACCTTCTACAGTGTTAATTAGCTTCAGAATTATGATCCACAAAACAAGCATTAAATCAACATGACATCTGCCTAATGTCTTGGCATGCTACCGAAAGAACCACAATTAAGCATCAAACAACTAAGTGTTAGTGCATTAGCTCAGAGAAGAGGGATTCAAACCTTCCTGCTCTTGTTCAGTTCCTCCTCTCTCTTCCGCAGCTGCTCACGAAACCTTCTTCTTGGGAGGCCTCCCACGCCGCTTCTCGGTAGGCGTCACCGTCTCCGTCCCCCTTGCCACATTATTCTGCGATGGCACGCCCTGCTGCTGATCGAGCGGCTGCGTCTTCTTGGGGCGGCCGCGTCTCTTTTGGGGCGCCCCACCCGGTTTCGGTGTGGAAGCCGCGCTTCCCGGTGGGCGACCGGGCTTCCGCTTTAGGGCAGACGAAGCATCTTTTGTGGCCGCTTTGGGTGGCCGACCACGCTTCCGCGTTCCACCCGATTGGGCTGCGGCCACCGATGCTTTCGGCGGCCGACCCCGCTTCCGCGTTTCGCCGGATTGAGCTGACGCCAAAGATGCTTTTGATGGCCGACCTGGCTTCCGCTTCTGAAGAGCTGGGGAAGCCGTCGCTCCGCCTTTGGGAGGGCGGCCGGGCCTCCGTTTCGGGGTCGACACCGTGGCACCAGAACCCGACGCAGGAGCTGCCGCATTGACTTTAGGGGGCCGACCGCGCTTCCGCTTACCATCCACCGCCGCCGCTTCGGCGGTTTTGGGAGGGCGACCCCGTTTCCGCTTCTCGCCAGCTGCAGGGGACTCGGGGCCGGAGGCAGAGATCTTGTAGGACTTCTTGACCATGCGGAGGCCGCCCTGGCTCCTGAGGCGGCGGAGGTGGAGCTTGAGAAGGGCGGCATGCCTTCCAGGGAGGTCAGAGTAGGTGTCACGGATGAACTTGCCGATGGCTCTGGCGCTCGATCCGCGCTTCTCCTTCAGCGACTTGATGGCTCTCACTATCATCTGCTCAACATgaaggaaaagcaaaccagatcgGCATCAtcgccacacacacacacacacacacagacgaGTAGTAAAAGGAAGGACGGAAGAAAAGCGCATTCACCACCTCTTTGTATGGAGGGTGTTGCCTTTGGCGGCCGGCGGTGGCCGGCGGAGGAGTGGCGGAGGCGACTACCATTTGAACCGGAGATTTAACGGACAGGAGTGAAGCAGAAGAGGCGAGGCAggcgagagatagagagagagagagcgagaggtgGAAAGGTGGTGAGGTGCTTTACTATTTCAATGTCTTTTTTTGTCTCTTCCTCTGTATCTTTACAGCTAAAGAAACGAGTAAATTTATGGCGAGAGAATTtagagatagatagagagagaatcCATCACATGGATCCATGAGCTGGAAACAAGATTTCTCCAAGGGTTTTCTTGGATTGCACAAGAGAGAGACTGGCTTCCATTGACCCAAACAAGATCTAACACTCCAATCCAAGGTCTAATATATCTCTCATAATTAAGAGAAAAAacctaattcaaattcaaatatatatatatatatatatatatatatatatatatatatgactattGTTGTGACTGTAAATTTTTTGATGGAGAAAAAACAAAGATTATCACATAATTCAACTCTACAAAACTCACAGAGTTTAGTGGAGTTGGGATTGCATTAAGGAGTGT
Protein-coding regions in this window:
- the LOC135674564 gene encoding HMG-Y-related protein A-like; translated protein: MVVASATPPPATAGRQRQHPPYKEMIVRAIKSLKEKRGSSARAIGKFIRDTYSDLPGRHAALLKLHLRRLRSQGGLRMVKKSYKISASGPESPAAGEKRKRGRPPKTAEAAAVDGKRKRGRPPKVNAAAPASGSGATVSTPKRRPGRPPKGGATASPALQKRKPGRPSKASLASAQSGETRKRGRPPKASVAAAQSGGTRKRGRPPKAATKDASSALKRKPGRPPGSAASTPKPGGAPQKRRGRPKKTQPLDQQQGVPSQNNVARGTETVTPTEKRRGRPPKKKVS